One window of the Thermodesulfomicrobium sp. WS genome contains the following:
- a CDS encoding YcaO-like family protein gives MIQLRPCPKGFTTDLDKTRDPAQTVAEVRAALAQSGLHVLAETRRVDTGRLGIPVYMSVCGEHARKIMPTRKQMGKGSSPAQAEASALMELVERFSFFSFWEDADVPSLTWSEAEARFGKDLIPVEWILHSVADPASAQSARAALDLVPWRFAEATDLAGERPLWVPITWFKKLNEFNGSCAGNSMEEAILQGVCELVERHVCCLWDRTRPQTPTIDPQSATDPVLRELLAKFAAAGVRVWLKDFSLGMPVPTVAALAYDPATFPLQSEIVFTAGTASSPEKAAIRALTEVAQLAGDFITESNYEASGLPKFFRLEDTAWVEAGPLVSIHTLPNIAHDDITEELRTLARGLAQLGHPPLAVATTHARLGIPTAYTFAPGLLFRERTPRASVGLFVGRVLAEEVDPEAAKAGLQTLESLWPDAPYLPFFHGLVALRQGDLPRAAQLFAQAEPLQEDADDRGLAAFYQAYALTQEGHWSEAIPILDRAIDACPEVKEYYNLRGVAYFKESQYAAAAANFELALELDSGSVMDLANLGVCHKLLGHTTLARQILTRALTIDPSLDFVRQHLTELP, from the coding sequence ATGATCCAGCTTCGCCCCTGCCCCAAAGGCTTCACCACTGACCTGGACAAGACCCGCGACCCGGCCCAGACCGTGGCCGAGGTCCGCGCCGCCCTGGCCCAGAGCGGTCTGCACGTCCTGGCCGAAACCCGCCGTGTGGACACCGGACGCTTGGGGATCCCTGTGTACATGTCCGTCTGCGGCGAGCATGCCCGAAAGATCATGCCCACCCGCAAACAGATGGGCAAAGGCTCCTCGCCCGCACAGGCCGAAGCCTCGGCCCTCATGGAGCTCGTGGAGCGCTTCAGCTTTTTCAGTTTCTGGGAAGACGCCGACGTGCCCAGCCTCACCTGGTCCGAAGCCGAAGCCCGCTTCGGCAAAGACCTCATCCCTGTGGAATGGATCCTCCATTCCGTGGCCGACCCCGCCTCAGCGCAATCGGCACGCGCTGCGTTGGACCTGGTGCCCTGGCGCTTTGCCGAGGCAACGGACCTCGCCGGCGAGCGTCCGCTGTGGGTGCCCATCACCTGGTTCAAGAAGCTCAATGAGTTCAACGGCTCCTGCGCGGGCAACTCCATGGAAGAAGCGATCCTTCAGGGAGTGTGCGAACTGGTGGAACGCCACGTGTGCTGCCTGTGGGACCGTACCCGCCCGCAAACGCCCACCATCGACCCCCAAAGCGCCACGGATCCGGTTCTGCGGGAGCTGCTCGCCAAGTTCGCCGCTGCCGGAGTCCGGGTCTGGCTCAAGGACTTTTCCCTGGGCATGCCCGTACCCACCGTGGCGGCCCTGGCCTACGATCCGGCAACCTTTCCACTCCAAAGCGAGATCGTCTTTACCGCCGGTACTGCCAGCTCCCCCGAAAAGGCCGCCATCCGGGCGCTCACGGAAGTGGCGCAGCTGGCGGGGGATTTCATCACTGAAAGCAACTACGAGGCCTCGGGGCTGCCCAAGTTCTTCCGTCTGGAAGACACCGCCTGGGTGGAAGCAGGCCCCCTGGTCTCCATCCACACCCTGCCCAATATCGCGCACGACGACATCACCGAGGAACTGCGCACCCTGGCGCGCGGGCTCGCCCAGCTCGGCCATCCTCCCCTGGCCGTGGCCACCACCCATGCGCGCCTGGGCATTCCCACGGCCTATACCTTTGCCCCGGGACTGCTCTTTCGCGAGCGCACCCCCCGGGCGTCGGTAGGGCTTTTCGTGGGCCGGGTCTTGGCCGAGGAAGTGGATCCCGAGGCCGCCAAGGCCGGACTTCAGACCCTGGAATCCTTGTGGCCGGATGCGCCGTACCTGCCCTTTTTCCACGGCCTCGTGGCGTTGCGGCAAGGAGATCTTCCCCGGGCGGCCCAGCTCTTCGCCCAGGCCGAACCCCTGCAGGAAGACGCCGACGACCGGGGACTTGCCGCCTTCTACCAGGCCTACGCCCTCACCCAGGAAGGGCATTGGAGCGAGGCCATCCCCATCCTGGACCGGGCCATCGACGCGTGCCCTGAAGTCAAGGAATACTACAACCTGCGCGGCGTGGCCTACTTCAAAGAGAGCCAGTACGCCGCGGCAGCGGCCAATTTCGAGCTGGCCCTGGAGCTCGACAGCGGCTCGGTCATGGACCTGGCCAATCTCGGCGTCTGCCACAAACTTCTCGGCCATACGACCCTTGCCCGGCAAATCCTTACCCGAGCGCTCACCATCGACCCCAGCCTGGACTTTGTCCGCCAGCACCTCACGGAACTCCCCTGA
- the cobJ gene encoding precorrin-3B C(17)-methyltransferase: MGLGPGDPSLLPPLARDALSRAQAIVGYGTYLDLVPAELLVGKTIVETPMRQERARAEAAVDHARHGTATAVVSSGDAGIYGMAGLILETMERRGCHAQIPWEVIPGIPALAAAAARLGAPLTHDFAVISLSDLLTPEATIRRRLLAAAQADFVTVLYNPCSTRRTTLLPEALRILAAHRPPTTPVGFVRNAYRQGETIWTTTIAKATAHGVDMRTIVLVGSSSSRLVGRHVLTPRGYYPATPSDNNPGTFDKNPVDTGAEAL, encoded by the coding sequence GTGGGACTCGGACCTGGAGACCCAAGCCTTCTGCCCCCCCTTGCCCGAGACGCCCTGAGCCGGGCCCAGGCCATCGTGGGCTACGGGACCTATCTGGACCTCGTGCCTGCGGAGCTCCTTGTGGGCAAAACCATCGTCGAGACCCCCATGCGTCAGGAACGCGCCCGGGCCGAGGCCGCGGTGGATCACGCCCGGCACGGCACGGCCACGGCCGTGGTCTCCTCGGGGGATGCCGGCATCTACGGTATGGCCGGGCTCATCCTCGAGACCATGGAGCGCCGCGGCTGCCATGCGCAGATCCCCTGGGAGGTGATCCCCGGCATCCCGGCCCTGGCTGCAGCCGCGGCCAGGCTCGGGGCGCCGCTCACCCACGACTTTGCCGTCATCTCCCTCTCGGACCTGCTCACCCCGGAAGCGACCATCCGCCGCCGCCTCCTCGCCGCGGCCCAGGCCGACTTCGTCACCGTGCTCTACAACCCCTGCTCCACCCGGCGCACCACCTTGCTCCCCGAAGCCCTGCGCATCCTCGCCGCCCACCGTCCGCCAACCACGCCCGTGGGGTTTGTGCGCAACGCCTACCGGCAGGGGGAGACCATCTGGACCACCACCATCGCCAAGGCCACCGCCCACGGCGTGGACATGCGCACCATCGTGCTGGTGGGAAGCTCCTCCTCGCGCCTGGTGGGCAGGCACGTGCTGACGCCCCGAGGGTACTATCCCGCCACGCCCTCAGACAACAATCCGGGAACATTCGACAAAAATCCGGTTGACACTGGTGCCGAGGCTCTATAA
- the cobM gene encoding precorrin-4 C(11)-methyltransferase, which yields MTDRTPCRGKVIFVGAGPGAPDLITVRGQRVIALADLIVYAGSLVPRAVLEGAKPEARLVDSAPLTLEETHRIMAEAAHAGLMVARVHTGDPSLYGTVPEQARLLDAEGIPWEVVPGVSAAFAAAAAAKVAFTLPEGPQSLILTRLPGRTPVPAAEDLTLLARSRAAMAVYLSAPKAEELAQQLSRAGLPPQTPVVVAARVGHPEEEIRKTTLQDLPTDARGLTRQTVFLVLPGHETPHPASRLYDPGFAHGFRKRTTRKPPEPVAIYSFCSQGIAIAQRLGAQLAATLFAPTRLAGPGMEKMTRLAETMAQSWRAFAGHIFVGATGIAVRAIAPHLRTKTQDPAVVVCDPSGRFVVSLVSGHLGGANALASAAARILGATEVITTASESTGTPALDLLARESGLAIGNPEALARTQGAWLEGQRLALWDPEGWLKLPENARSLLTPADAPEAAAIWVGPETTAASALRLHPPCLAIGVGCRRGVPASHILKAITATLGAHGLSPKAVALVCSIDAKAQEPGLHEAARSLGVPFRCFPPDVLSAQPAPHPSARVYQHMGVSSVCEAAALASHPQARLRIPKTIHGPVTVAAAQLPCGWWDSDLETQAFCPPLPETP from the coding sequence ATGACCGACCGCACCCCTTGCCGCGGCAAGGTGATCTTCGTGGGCGCCGGCCCCGGGGCACCGGATCTCATCACCGTGCGCGGCCAGCGCGTCATCGCCCTGGCCGACCTCATCGTCTACGCTGGCTCCCTGGTGCCGCGCGCCGTGCTTGAAGGGGCCAAGCCCGAGGCGCGCCTGGTGGATTCCGCGCCCCTCACCCTCGAGGAGACCCACCGGATCATGGCCGAGGCCGCCCACGCCGGCCTCATGGTCGCCCGGGTGCACACCGGCGACCCCAGTCTCTACGGCACGGTGCCGGAACAGGCCCGCCTGCTGGACGCCGAAGGCATCCCCTGGGAGGTGGTGCCCGGGGTCTCCGCGGCCTTTGCCGCCGCAGCCGCGGCCAAGGTCGCCTTCACCCTGCCCGAAGGCCCGCAAAGCCTCATCCTCACCCGCCTGCCCGGCCGCACCCCCGTGCCTGCGGCAGAGGACCTGACGCTGCTTGCCCGCTCCCGGGCGGCCATGGCCGTCTACCTCTCCGCCCCCAAGGCCGAGGAACTGGCACAACAGCTCAGCCGCGCCGGACTTCCTCCGCAAACCCCCGTGGTGGTGGCGGCCCGCGTGGGACACCCGGAAGAAGAGATCCGCAAGACCACGCTCCAGGATCTGCCGACCGATGCCCGCGGCCTCACCCGCCAGACCGTCTTCTTGGTGCTTCCGGGACACGAAACCCCGCACCCGGCCTCCCGGCTCTACGACCCCGGCTTTGCCCACGGCTTTCGGAAACGCACCACCAGGAAGCCGCCGGAGCCGGTGGCCATCTACAGCTTTTGCTCGCAAGGCATTGCCATCGCCCAGCGCCTCGGCGCCCAGCTTGCGGCCACCCTCTTCGCCCCGACGCGCCTGGCCGGCCCTGGGATGGAGAAGATGACGCGCCTGGCCGAAACCATGGCGCAGAGCTGGCGCGCCTTTGCCGGGCATATCTTCGTGGGCGCTACCGGCATTGCCGTGCGCGCCATTGCCCCGCACCTGCGCACCAAGACCCAGGACCCGGCGGTGGTGGTCTGCGACCCATCCGGCCGCTTCGTGGTCAGTCTCGTCAGCGGCCATCTGGGCGGGGCCAACGCCCTGGCCTCAGCGGCGGCCCGGATCCTGGGGGCAACGGAAGTCATCACCACCGCTTCGGAGAGCACCGGCACCCCGGCCCTGGACCTCCTTGCCCGCGAAAGCGGCCTTGCCATCGGCAACCCCGAAGCCCTGGCCCGGACGCAGGGGGCGTGGCTGGAAGGCCAGCGCCTTGCCCTGTGGGACCCTGAAGGGTGGCTGAAGCTTCCCGAAAACGCCCGTTCATTGCTCACCCCGGCAGACGCCCCGGAGGCTGCGGCCATCTGGGTGGGGCCGGAGACCACCGCTGCCTCGGCCCTGCGCCTGCATCCCCCGTGCCTGGCCATCGGCGTGGGCTGCCGCCGCGGTGTGCCCGCCAGTCACATCCTGAAGGCCATCACCGCCACCCTCGGCGCCCACGGCCTCAGTCCCAAAGCCGTGGCCCTGGTGTGCAGCATCGACGCCAAGGCCCAGGAGCCGGGGCTGCACGAGGCCGCACGCAGCCTTGGTGTCCCTTTTCGGTGCTTTCCCCCAGACGTCCTTTCTGCCCAGCCCGCGCCCCATCCTTCGGCGCGGGTCTACCAGCACATGGGAGTATCCAGCGTATGCGAAGCTGCAGCCCTTGCCAGCCATCCCCAAGCCAGGTTGCGCATCCCCAAGACCATCCACGGCCCGGTGACAGTGGCCGCAGCCCAGCTCCCCTGTGGGTGGTGGGACTCGGACCTGGAGACCCAAGCCTTCTGCCCCCCCTTGCCCGAGACGCCCTGA
- the cbiE gene encoding precorrin-6y C5,15-methyltransferase (decarboxylating) subunit CbiE, whose amino-acid sequence MIHLVGIAAGKTLPAEDAELLRTAAHVAGAPAILDALGVPEEKRLPMGRDMAALGRQLRELSTQGQGIVVVANGDPLFFGLGASLLPHLCQCPTTVHPAPACLQLLAAALKRPWWKWRVTSLHGRDDVFALLASLTHAQESFVLTDPKHDPAWIGTLLAERGADESFILHVGECLGLAEERIQHLSPAAAAHASFRQPNVVLAERLGPGPAPSVDGVPLSHDGTISKTATRALAMALLAPGPQAVFWDAGAGAGTMALEAAARISHGMVFALEHSPQRLAAIHTNRIHARAWMVEVVPGPMAQTAPTLPRPSHIFWGGGITACNLEVLRQCLRPGGRMVASFVRLEVLEMLRQHAPRLGLTLSLHHLQHSHAEPLAGGTRLVPANPVFLALMEKPA is encoded by the coding sequence ATGATCCATCTTGTCGGCATCGCTGCGGGAAAGACGCTGCCCGCCGAAGACGCAGAGCTCCTGAGGACCGCGGCGCACGTGGCAGGGGCCCCGGCCATCCTGGACGCCCTGGGCGTCCCCGAGGAAAAACGCCTGCCCATGGGCCGGGACATGGCGGCCCTGGGACGCCAGCTGCGGGAGCTCTCCACGCAAGGCCAAGGCATCGTCGTTGTGGCCAACGGCGATCCCCTGTTCTTCGGCCTCGGCGCCTCCCTGCTTCCCCATCTTTGCCAATGCCCCACCACCGTGCACCCAGCGCCTGCCTGCCTGCAGCTTTTGGCCGCCGCCCTGAAGCGCCCCTGGTGGAAGTGGCGAGTCACCAGTCTCCACGGAAGGGACGACGTCTTCGCCCTCCTGGCAAGCCTCACCCACGCCCAGGAGAGCTTCGTCCTCACCGACCCCAAGCACGATCCCGCCTGGATCGGGACGCTCCTTGCCGAGCGCGGCGCGGATGAGTCCTTCATACTCCACGTGGGCGAATGCCTGGGCCTTGCCGAGGAACGCATCCAGCATCTTTCTCCAGCCGCGGCGGCCCACGCCTCCTTCCGGCAGCCCAACGTGGTGCTCGCAGAGCGCCTCGGCCCAGGGCCAGCGCCCAGCGTGGACGGTGTGCCCCTCAGCCACGACGGCACCATCTCCAAGACCGCCACCCGCGCCCTGGCCATGGCCCTGCTTGCCCCAGGGCCGCAGGCCGTGTTCTGGGACGCAGGTGCCGGCGCCGGCACCATGGCCCTGGAGGCCGCGGCGCGCATTTCCCACGGCATGGTCTTCGCCCTGGAGCACTCTCCCCAGCGCCTGGCGGCCATCCACACCAACCGCATCCACGCCCGCGCCTGGATGGTGGAGGTCGTCCCCGGCCCCATGGCCCAGACCGCGCCCACCCTGCCGCGCCCAAGCCACATCTTCTGGGGCGGCGGCATCACCGCCTGCAATCTGGAGGTGTTGCGCCAATGCCTGCGCCCGGGCGGCCGCATGGTGGCAAGCTTCGTCCGCCTGGAGGTCCTGGAGATGCTTCGCCAGCACGCCCCGCGTCTGGGTCTCACCCTCAGCCTCCACCACCTCCAGCACAGCCACGCCGAGCCCCTGGCAGGCGGCACGCGGCTGGTGCCCGCCAACCCCGTCTTTCTCGCCCTCATGGAGAAGCCCGCATGA
- the cbiD gene encoding cobalt-precorrin-5B (C(1))-methyltransferase CbiD yields MRPALRTGFTTGTAAAAAAKAAALLVLETASPTEVDVPLPAGGRLRIPVACLRRTADAAEAVVIKDAGDDPDATHGAHIHAQLTWDPTGTEVLIHGGPGVGRVTRPGLVLPVGEAAINPAPRRQIAAAVREVLPYGGVHVTISVENGEAIAQKTMNPRLGILGGISILGTRGTVKPFSHGAWRATIHTELAVARAAGAKQVLYTTGSRSERFFRAHFPAPASAVQVADHVAFALREAARQGFAHVHWALFLGKLLKQAQGMPCTHAHFGPVDLDLLARLARERGIDLPLASAPTALAASDMLRGHAQAPELYRALMAQAARHARDFARAPLELTYSLFALDGTLLAQWSTP; encoded by the coding sequence ATGCGTCCTGCCCTGCGTACGGGATTTACCACCGGCACCGCAGCAGCGGCCGCGGCCAAGGCCGCGGCCCTGCTCGTGCTGGAAACGGCGTCCCCCACCGAGGTGGACGTCCCCCTGCCTGCGGGCGGAAGGCTGCGCATCCCCGTGGCATGCCTCCGGCGCACTGCAGACGCTGCGGAGGCCGTGGTCATCAAGGACGCCGGCGACGACCCGGACGCCACCCACGGGGCCCACATCCACGCCCAGCTCACCTGGGACCCCACAGGCACCGAAGTGCTCATCCACGGCGGCCCTGGAGTGGGCCGCGTCACCCGCCCCGGCCTTGTGCTCCCTGTGGGCGAAGCGGCCATCAACCCCGCCCCCCGCAGGCAGATTGCCGCAGCGGTGCGCGAAGTACTCCCCTACGGCGGCGTGCACGTGACCATCAGCGTGGAAAACGGCGAAGCCATAGCCCAGAAGACCATGAACCCGCGTCTCGGCATCCTGGGGGGCATTTCCATCCTCGGCACCCGCGGCACGGTCAAACCCTTCAGCCACGGCGCCTGGCGGGCCACCATCCACACCGAGCTCGCCGTGGCCCGGGCCGCAGGAGCCAAGCAGGTGCTCTATACCACCGGCAGCAGGTCCGAACGCTTTTTCCGCGCCCACTTCCCGGCGCCTGCGTCCGCCGTGCAGGTGGCCGACCACGTGGCCTTCGCCCTGCGCGAGGCGGCCCGTCAGGGATTCGCCCACGTGCACTGGGCGCTTTTTCTGGGAAAGCTCCTCAAGCAGGCCCAAGGCATGCCGTGCACCCACGCCCACTTCGGGCCCGTGGACCTGGATCTCCTTGCCCGCCTTGCCCGCGAGCGCGGCATCGACCTGCCGCTTGCCTCCGCCCCCACGGCCCTGGCAGCTTCCGACATGCTCCGCGGCCATGCCCAAGCCCCGGAACTCTACCGCGCCCTCATGGCCCAAGCCGCCCGCCACGCCCGCGATTTTGCCCGCGCGCCCCTGGAGCTGACCTACAGCCTCTTTGCCCTGGACGGGACCCTCCTTGCGCAGTGGAGCACCCCATGA
- a CDS encoding uracil-xanthine permease family protein: MTTGSTEYSFRFQDCLLGAQMLFVAFGALVLVPLLTGLDPNVALFTAGAGTLLFQVITKGKVPVFLASSFAFIAPIIYGAQTWGIPQTLSGLAAAGVVYLLLAALIRWRGVGVLHQLLPPVVTGPVIMVIGLILAKVAVFMAVGKTGDGSAELFARTDALTVSMIALAATIAASLLGRGILKLIPILVGIVTGYVVSVFLGMVHFDTISAAPWFAVPNFTFPQWNWEAVLFIVPVAIAPAIEHFGDILAISSVTGKNFLKDPGVHRTMLGDGLATTLASCLGGPPNTTYSEVTGAVALTRAFNPAIMTWAAITAILLAFVGKLGACLQSIPAPVMGGIMILLFGAITVVGINTLVRAGEDLMQARNLAIVAVILVFGIGGMSFGVSEVTISGIGLAGITGVILNLVLPNPKE, encoded by the coding sequence ATGACAACCGGCAGCACGGAGTATTCCTTTCGGTTCCAGGATTGCCTCCTGGGGGCCCAAATGCTCTTCGTGGCCTTTGGCGCCTTGGTCCTCGTCCCCCTCTTGACCGGGCTTGACCCCAACGTGGCGCTCTTCACCGCCGGGGCCGGCACCCTGCTCTTTCAGGTCATCACCAAAGGAAAGGTCCCGGTATTCCTGGCGTCTTCCTTTGCCTTCATCGCGCCCATCATCTACGGGGCTCAGACCTGGGGCATCCCGCAGACTTTGAGCGGCCTTGCCGCGGCTGGCGTGGTCTACCTGCTTCTCGCCGCGCTCATCCGCTGGCGCGGGGTCGGTGTGCTGCACCAGTTGCTCCCCCCCGTGGTCACCGGACCGGTGATCATGGTCATCGGCCTCATCCTGGCCAAGGTGGCGGTCTTCATGGCCGTGGGCAAGACCGGCGATGGCAGCGCGGAACTCTTTGCCCGCACCGACGCCCTCACGGTGTCCATGATCGCCCTTGCGGCCACCATCGCCGCGTCACTCCTCGGTCGTGGGATCCTCAAGCTCATCCCCATCCTGGTGGGCATCGTCACCGGATACGTGGTGAGCGTTTTCCTCGGCATGGTGCATTTCGATACCATCAGCGCCGCGCCGTGGTTTGCGGTCCCCAACTTCACCTTCCCGCAATGGAATTGGGAGGCCGTGCTCTTCATCGTGCCCGTGGCCATCGCCCCGGCCATCGAACATTTCGGCGACATCCTGGCCATCAGCTCGGTAACCGGGAAGAACTTTCTCAAAGACCCCGGCGTGCATCGCACCATGCTCGGCGACGGTCTGGCCACCACGCTGGCCTCCTGCCTGGGCGGGCCGCCCAATACCACCTACTCCGAGGTCACCGGCGCCGTGGCCCTGACCCGCGCCTTCAACCCGGCCATCATGACCTGGGCCGCCATCACCGCCATCCTGCTCGCCTTTGTGGGAAAGCTCGGCGCGTGCCTGCAAAGCATCCCGGCGCCGGTCATGGGCGGCATCATGATCCTGCTTTTCGGCGCCATCACCGTGGTGGGCATCAACACCCTGGTGCGGGCCGGTGAAGACCTCATGCAGGCCCGCAACCTCGCCATCGTGGCCGTGATCCTCGTCTTCGGCATCGGCGGCATGAGTTTTGGCGTCAGCGAGGTGACCATCAGCGGCATCGGCCTGGCGGGGATCACCGGCGTCATCCTCAACCTCGTGCTCCCCAATCCCAAAGAGTAA
- the upp gene encoding uracil phosphoribosyltransferase has product MAVYVAEHPLIQHKLGLLRKHDISTKNFRELASEVARLLTYEATKDFQTEKRIIQGWAGPVEVDVIKGKKVTVVPILRAGLGMLDGVLDLIPGAKVSVVGFYRNEATLEPVEYYVKLAKNIEDRMAIILDPMLATGGTLDATIRCLKKAGCTSIRGLFLVAAPEGIARITRAHPDVDIYVAAVDQRLNEHGYILPGLGDAGDKIFGTK; this is encoded by the coding sequence ATGGCTGTATATGTCGCAGAACACCCGCTCATCCAACATAAGCTCGGGTTGCTTCGCAAACACGATATCAGCACCAAGAATTTTCGCGAGCTCGCCTCCGAGGTCGCGCGACTGCTCACCTATGAGGCCACCAAAGACTTCCAGACGGAAAAACGCATCATCCAGGGATGGGCGGGACCAGTGGAAGTGGACGTCATCAAAGGCAAAAAAGTGACGGTGGTGCCCATTTTGCGTGCGGGCTTGGGGATGCTCGACGGGGTGCTCGACCTCATCCCCGGGGCCAAGGTGAGCGTCGTGGGGTTCTACCGCAACGAAGCCACCCTGGAGCCCGTGGAATACTACGTGAAACTGGCCAAAAACATCGAGGACCGCATGGCCATCATCCTCGATCCCATGCTCGCCACTGGCGGCACCCTGGACGCCACCATCCGCTGCCTCAAAAAGGCAGGCTGCACCAGCATCCGCGGCCTCTTCTTGGTGGCCGCGCCGGAGGGCATCGCCCGCATCACGCGCGCGCATCCGGACGTGGACATCTACGTGGCCGCCGTCGACCAACGCCTCAATGAGCACGGCTACATCCTCCCCGGCCTTGGCGACGCCGGTGACAAGATCTTCGGCACCAAGTAA
- the yihA gene encoding ribosome biogenesis GTP-binding protein YihA/YsxC has product MRATLTLESTIYTPRQMQLPDAPQLALAGRSNVGKSSLINALAGRRTLAKTSSTPGKTRSINLYRVTPGDFYLADLPGYGYARASHADRDAWARLIHAYLTDNPHLRALVVLLDSRLAPQQLDMDLVAYAQEHHIPLLPVLTKVDKTSLKERAQVARRWADILGTPEPPLAVSSRTGLGIAHLWRSIERFVLATIDESAP; this is encoded by the coding sequence ATGCGCGCTACCCTTACTCTCGAATCTACCATCTATACCCCTCGCCAGATGCAGCTGCCCGATGCCCCGCAACTGGCCCTGGCGGGACGTTCCAACGTCGGCAAGTCGAGCCTCATCAATGCCCTGGCGGGACGGCGGACACTGGCCAAGACCAGCAGCACCCCGGGAAAGACCCGGAGCATCAACCTCTACCGTGTCACTCCGGGGGACTTCTATCTCGCGGACCTACCCGGATACGGGTATGCCCGCGCCTCCCACGCCGACCGCGATGCCTGGGCGCGCCTCATCCACGCCTACCTCACGGACAACCCCCACCTGCGCGCCCTGGTGGTGCTCCTCGACAGCCGCCTTGCCCCGCAGCAACTGGACATGGACCTGGTCGCCTACGCCCAAGAACACCATATCCCCCTCCTTCCCGTACTCACCAAGGTGGACAAGACGTCTCTCAAAGAGCGCGCTCAGGTTGCACGACGCTGGGCGGACATCCTCGGGACCCCAGAGCCGCCCCTTGCCGTATCCAGCCGCACCGGCCTGGGCATCGCGCACCTGTGGCGAAGCATCGAACGATTCGTCTTGGCGACAATTGACGAAAGCGCCCCTTGA